One Actinospica robiniae DSM 44927 genomic region harbors:
- a CDS encoding flavin reductase family protein yields the protein MRAEFEPVASAPRDFYRLLTALVTPRPIAWVSSRSPEGVDNLAPHSFFTVVASDPPMVAFSSVGRKDTLRNVKATGEFVVNLTTAALTEQVNLTGTDFPPELSEFDTVGLGREPSVRVAPPRVSDAPAALECVVHTLVELGDSTLVIGRVLVAAVAEEVMVDGHPDINLLRPMARLGKDEWSEIGEVRSLARVRYRDWSEQAGPGPEGSTSREGS from the coding sequence ATGCGTGCCGAGTTCGAACCGGTGGCCAGTGCGCCCCGGGATTTCTACCGACTGCTCACCGCGCTGGTCACCCCGCGCCCGATCGCCTGGGTCTCCAGCCGCTCTCCCGAAGGGGTCGACAACCTCGCTCCCCACTCGTTCTTCACCGTCGTCGCATCGGATCCGCCGATGGTCGCGTTCTCCTCGGTGGGCCGCAAGGACACACTGCGCAACGTGAAGGCCACCGGGGAGTTCGTGGTGAACCTGACCACCGCCGCGTTGACCGAGCAGGTGAACCTGACCGGGACCGACTTCCCGCCGGAGCTCAGCGAGTTCGACACGGTCGGGCTGGGGCGCGAGCCGAGCGTCCGGGTGGCGCCGCCGCGGGTCTCGGACGCGCCGGCCGCGCTCGAGTGCGTCGTGCACACGCTGGTGGAGCTCGGCGACTCGACGCTGGTGATCGGCCGGGTGCTGGTGGCCGCGGTGGCCGAGGAAGTGATGGTGGACGGGCATCCGGACATCAACCTGCTCCGGCCGATGGCCCGGCTGGGCAAGGACGAGTGGTCCGAGATCGGCGAGGTGCGCTCGCTCGCCCGGGTGCGCTACCGGGACTGGTCCGAGCAGGCGGGGCCGGGCCCGGAGGGTTCCACATCCCGGGAAGGCTCTTGA
- a CDS encoding DeoR/GlpR family DNA-binding transcription regulator: MTQTDSERGLLAGQRRAAIVREVRERGGVRVTELVDRFRVSDMTIRRDLDALARAGALEKVHGGAVAVGESSAYEPGFEAKADRDTALKEAIAQAAANLVVPGSAIALSAGTTTYALAGRLTTVPGLTVVTNSIRIAERFYAAAHPAGGGPTVVLTGGVRTPSDALVGPVADAAIRSLHFDAVFLGSHGISPEAGLSTPNLAEAETNRALVASARRVIAVADHTKWGLTGLAGFARLSDVDLWITDGGLSADARETAAEFVGDLMLAEL, encoded by the coding sequence GTGACGCAGACAGACAGCGAACGCGGACTGCTGGCCGGACAGCGCCGCGCCGCCATCGTGCGAGAGGTGCGCGAGCGCGGCGGGGTCCGAGTGACCGAACTGGTCGACCGGTTCCGGGTCTCGGACATGACGATCCGGCGCGACCTCGACGCCCTGGCCCGGGCCGGAGCGCTGGAGAAGGTGCACGGCGGGGCCGTCGCGGTGGGCGAGTCCAGCGCGTACGAGCCCGGCTTCGAGGCCAAGGCCGACCGGGACACGGCGCTCAAGGAGGCCATCGCCCAGGCCGCGGCGAACCTGGTCGTGCCCGGCAGCGCGATCGCGCTGTCCGCCGGCACCACCACCTACGCGCTGGCCGGGCGGCTGACCACGGTGCCCGGGCTGACGGTGGTGACCAACTCGATCCGCATCGCCGAGCGCTTCTACGCCGCCGCGCACCCGGCCGGCGGCGGCCCCACGGTGGTGCTCACCGGCGGCGTGCGCACCCCGTCCGACGCGCTGGTCGGCCCGGTGGCGGACGCGGCGATCCGCAGCCTGCACTTCGACGCGGTCTTCCTCGGCAGCCACGGCATCTCGCCCGAGGCCGGCCTGTCCACGCCGAACCTGGCCGAGGCCGAGACCAACCGCGCGCTGGTGGCCTCCGCCCGCCGCGTCATCGCCGTGGCCGACCACACCAAGTGGGGGCTGACCGGCCTGGCCGGCTTCGCCCGGCTGAGCGACGTCGACCTGTGGATCACCGACGGCGGCCTGTCCGCCGACGCCCGCGAGACCGCCGCCGAGTTCGTCGGCGACCTGATGCTGGCAGAGCTCTGA
- a CDS encoding ABC transporter substrate-binding protein, whose product MTSHQSFNPASDPTHTPSAAAFSSPVLARRGLLKGLLATAGVAAVPGLAGCSSSSSSGGGGASSSTVSFGSNAAVPEPKGAYQTLFAAAKKATGLTVDVNWVDHNTFQQNITTYLQGNPQDVFNWFAGERCQYFAAQGLTGNVDDVWNAIGSSYSDAMKAQSKGADGHYYFVPFDYYPWAVFYSKSVFAAKGYTAPTTWDDFIALAKKMKTDGLIPIAFTDKDGWPAMGTFDYLNMRINGYQFHINLMRTGQGWNSPQVSAVFDQWRQLIPYYSPGFLGLTWQEGANQILNKQAGMMVLGLDQIGTIFTGPNADDLGFFAFPEINPTYGQDSVEAPIDGFMISRSPKNRAGAAKLLEYLGTAAAQQTWLGSNPADIATANGVDTSKYTKPQTAAISLIGSAKNLSQFMDRDTLPSFADPVMLPAIQKFLSSPNDVSSLLSSIDGQAKTIFATS is encoded by the coding sequence GTGACCTCGCACCAATCCTTCAACCCGGCCTCGGACCCTACCCACACCCCGTCCGCGGCCGCGTTCTCCTCACCCGTGCTCGCCCGCCGCGGCCTGCTCAAGGGCCTGCTCGCCACCGCCGGCGTGGCCGCGGTGCCCGGGCTGGCCGGCTGCTCCTCCTCGTCCTCGTCGGGCGGGGGCGGAGCATCGAGCAGCACCGTCTCGTTCGGCTCGAACGCGGCGGTACCCGAGCCGAAGGGCGCCTACCAGACCCTGTTCGCGGCCGCGAAGAAAGCGACCGGGCTCACCGTCGATGTGAACTGGGTCGACCACAACACCTTCCAGCAGAACATCACCACCTATCTGCAGGGCAATCCGCAGGACGTGTTCAACTGGTTCGCCGGGGAACGCTGCCAGTACTTCGCCGCGCAGGGCCTGACCGGCAACGTCGACGACGTCTGGAACGCCATCGGCTCCTCCTACAGCGACGCGATGAAGGCCCAGAGTAAGGGGGCTGACGGGCACTACTACTTCGTGCCCTTCGACTACTACCCGTGGGCCGTGTTCTACAGCAAGAGCGTGTTCGCGGCCAAGGGCTACACCGCCCCGACCACCTGGGACGACTTCATAGCGCTGGCCAAGAAGATGAAGACGGACGGGCTGATCCCGATCGCCTTCACCGACAAGGACGGCTGGCCGGCCATGGGCACGTTCGACTATCTCAATATGCGTATCAACGGCTACCAGTTCCACATCAACCTGATGCGCACCGGCCAGGGCTGGAACAGCCCGCAGGTCTCTGCGGTCTTCGACCAGTGGCGCCAGCTGATCCCGTACTACTCCCCCGGCTTCCTCGGCCTGACCTGGCAGGAGGGCGCGAACCAGATCCTGAACAAGCAGGCCGGGATGATGGTGCTCGGGCTCGACCAGATCGGCACGATCTTCACCGGACCCAACGCCGACGACCTCGGCTTCTTCGCGTTCCCGGAGATCAACCCGACCTACGGCCAGGACTCGGTCGAGGCGCCGATCGACGGGTTCATGATCTCCCGTTCGCCGAAGAACCGGGCCGGCGCGGCCAAGCTGCTCGAGTACCTCGGCACGGCCGCCGCGCAGCAGACCTGGCTCGGCTCGAACCCGGCGGACATCGCCACCGCGAACGGGGTGGACACCAGCAAGTACACCAAGCCGCAGACGGCCGCCATCTCGCTGATCGGCAGCGCCAAGAACCTCTCCCAGTTCATGGACCGCGACACCCTGCCGAGCTTCGCCGACCCGGTCATGCTCCCGGCCATCCAGAAGTTCCTGAGCAGCCCGAACGATGTCTCCTCGCTGCTGTCGAGCATCGACGGCCAGGCCAAGACGATCTTCGCCACCAGCTGA
- a CDS encoding carbohydrate ABC transporter permease, with amino-acid sequence MTSTSIPTAASAPARGRRRRLRQYSGRDRAALTLMAGVPLLLSVCLVWLPALATVALSFFNWTGIGGFAQMKPAGLENYRIAFTIYPEFPPAIEHNLLWLGVFFLVPAPFGLFLALQLHKGLALSRIYQSILFLPVVLSLALVGFMTELVFSPTEGLVNNLTGHAGQNNLIDWLGNPRLNIWAVLIMACWRQTGYVMILFLAGLKAVDPSLQEAASLDGANEWQAFRHVVWPALRPINVVVVVITVIESLRAFDIVYIINQGTNGLELLSTLITTNLIGETSRIGFASALATILLVISLAFVLPYVYSTFRKDTRP; translated from the coding sequence ATGACGTCTACTTCCATACCAACCGCCGCGTCCGCGCCCGCGCGCGGACGCCGCCGTCGCCTGCGGCAGTACTCCGGCCGCGACCGGGCCGCGCTGACGCTGATGGCCGGCGTGCCGCTGCTGCTGTCCGTCTGCCTGGTCTGGCTGCCCGCGCTGGCCACCGTCGCGCTCTCCTTCTTCAACTGGACCGGCATCGGCGGCTTCGCCCAGATGAAGCCGGCCGGCCTGGAGAACTACCGGATCGCCTTCACGATCTACCCCGAGTTCCCGCCCGCGATCGAGCACAACCTGCTCTGGCTCGGCGTCTTCTTCCTCGTGCCCGCGCCGTTCGGGCTGTTCCTGGCGCTGCAGCTGCACAAGGGGCTGGCGCTCTCCCGGATCTACCAGTCGATCCTGTTCCTGCCGGTGGTGCTCTCCCTCGCCCTGGTCGGGTTCATGACCGAGCTCGTCTTCTCCCCCACCGAGGGCCTGGTCAACAACCTGACCGGGCACGCCGGGCAGAACAACCTGATCGACTGGCTCGGCAATCCCCGGCTCAACATCTGGGCCGTGCTGATCATGGCCTGCTGGCGGCAGACCGGCTACGTCATGATCCTGTTCCTGGCCGGGCTCAAGGCCGTGGACCCCTCGCTGCAGGAGGCCGCGTCACTGGACGGGGCCAACGAGTGGCAGGCGTTCCGGCACGTGGTGTGGCCCGCCCTGCGGCCGATCAACGTGGTGGTCGTGGTGATCACGGTGATCGAGTCGCTGCGCGCCTTCGACATCGTCTACATCATCAATCAGGGCACGAACGGCCTGGAGCTGCTCTCCACCCTGATCACCACCAACCTGATCGGCGAGACCAGCCGGATCGGCTTCGCCTCGGCGCTCGCGACCATCCTGCTGGTGATCTCGCTGGCCTTCGTGCTGCCGTACGTCTACAGCACCTTCCGGAAGGACACCCGGCCATGA
- a CDS encoding carbohydrate ABC transporter permease produces MSATTATTPATARPAATPAKTRRTRPARMFLHCFLIGTCLVWIAPVLYALYTSLRPYADTAKHGYVSVGGSYGFANFSTAWNAADLPLYFKNSAIITLPALVITLWLASMVAYVVARHSFRINLILLLIFTAGNLLPQQAIITPLYKLYITVPLPSWLSDSGHLDDSFLGLILIHVAFQTGFCVFVLSNFMRTIPHELSEAARVDGASEWRQYRQIVLPLCRPALAALATLEFTWIYNDFFWATVLMQTGANRPITAALNNLTGQFFTDNNLISAASMIVAVPTLVVFFVLQRQFVSGLTLGASKG; encoded by the coding sequence ATGAGCGCGACGACGGCCACGACGCCCGCGACGGCGAGGCCCGCCGCGACGCCCGCGAAGACGCGGCGCACCCGGCCCGCCCGGATGTTCCTGCACTGCTTCCTGATCGGCACCTGCCTGGTGTGGATCGCGCCGGTCCTCTACGCGCTCTACACGTCGCTGCGCCCTTATGCGGACACGGCGAAGCACGGCTACGTCTCGGTCGGCGGGAGCTACGGCTTCGCCAACTTCTCCACCGCCTGGAACGCGGCGGATCTGCCGCTGTACTTCAAGAACTCGGCCATCATCACCCTGCCCGCGCTGGTGATCACGCTCTGGCTGGCCAGCATGGTGGCGTATGTGGTGGCCCGGCACAGCTTCCGGATCAACCTGATCCTGCTGCTGATCTTCACCGCGGGCAACCTGCTGCCGCAGCAGGCGATCATCACGCCTCTGTACAAGCTCTACATCACCGTGCCGTTGCCGTCCTGGCTCTCGGATTCCGGGCACCTGGACGACTCGTTCCTCGGCCTGATCCTGATCCACGTGGCGTTCCAGACCGGCTTCTGCGTGTTCGTGCTCTCCAACTTCATGCGCACCATCCCGCACGAGCTGAGCGAGGCGGCCCGGGTGGACGGGGCCTCGGAGTGGCGCCAGTACCGGCAGATCGTGCTGCCGCTGTGCCGGCCGGCCCTGGCCGCGCTGGCCACGCTCGAGTTCACCTGGATCTACAACGACTTCTTCTGGGCCACCGTGCTCATGCAGACCGGCGCGAACCGGCCGATCACGGCGGCGCTGAACAACCTCACCGGGCAGTTCTTCACCGACAACAACCTGATCTCGGCCGCGTCGATGATCGTCGCGGTACCCACGCTGGTGGTCTTCTTCGTGCTGCAGCGGCAGTTCGTCTCGGGCCTGACCCTGGGCGCCAGCAAGGGCTGA
- the galT gene encoding galactose-1-phosphate uridylyltransferase → MKKTVTTLADGRELIYYDAGDGEARAGYTDRRPLEPAHRNAETRFDEVQGEWVAIAAHRQDRTYKPPADQCPLDPSTEDRLTEIPAPTYEVAVFENRFPSLGGPDGGRCEVVCFTPEHDKSFADLTEAQAALVLEAWTDRTAELLARPDIKQVYCFENRGEEIGVTLAHPHGQIYAFPYVAPKMDRAVASAEAYLARTGRNLFDDLVERESADERVVEENEHWIAFVPFAARWPYEAHLYPKRRVADFTELDDAQRAAFAPIYLSLLRRFDGLFPAADGTPGRTPYISAWHQAPKRPAGTAAQVALHAEIFTVRRAAGKLKYLAGSESGMGAFASDTTPESAAIALRGAGR, encoded by the coding sequence GTGAAGAAGACCGTGACAACCCTGGCCGACGGCCGGGAGCTGATCTACTACGACGCCGGCGACGGGGAGGCCCGCGCGGGGTACACCGACCGGCGCCCGCTCGAGCCCGCCCACCGCAACGCCGAGACCCGGTTCGACGAGGTGCAGGGCGAGTGGGTGGCCATCGCCGCGCACCGGCAGGACCGCACCTACAAGCCGCCGGCCGACCAGTGCCCGCTGGACCCGTCCACCGAGGACCGGCTGACCGAGATCCCGGCGCCGACCTACGAGGTGGCCGTCTTCGAGAACCGCTTCCCCTCGCTCGGCGGCCCGGACGGCGGACGCTGCGAGGTGGTGTGCTTCACTCCCGAGCACGACAAGTCCTTCGCCGACCTGACCGAGGCGCAGGCGGCCCTGGTGCTCGAGGCGTGGACCGACCGCACCGCCGAACTGCTCGCCCGCCCGGACATCAAGCAGGTGTACTGCTTCGAGAACCGGGGCGAGGAGATCGGGGTCACCCTGGCCCACCCGCACGGGCAGATCTACGCGTTCCCCTATGTCGCGCCGAAGATGGACCGGGCCGTGGCCAGCGCCGAGGCCTACCTGGCCCGCACCGGCCGCAACCTGTTCGACGACCTGGTCGAGCGGGAGTCGGCGGACGAGCGGGTGGTCGAGGAGAACGAGCACTGGATCGCCTTCGTGCCGTTCGCCGCGCGCTGGCCGTACGAGGCGCACCTGTACCCGAAGCGCCGGGTGGCCGACTTCACCGAGCTCGACGACGCGCAGCGGGCCGCCTTCGCCCCGATCTACCTCAGCCTGCTGCGCCGCTTCGACGGGCTGTTCCCGGCCGCCGACGGCACCCCAGGGCGCACCCCCTACATCTCCGCGTGGCACCAGGCGCCGAAGCGGCCCGCGGGCACCGCCGCGCAAGTCGCGCTGCACGCCGAGATCTTCACCGTGCGCCGGGCCGCGGGCAAGCTGAAGTACCTGGCCGGATCCGAATCCGGGATGGGCGCGTTCGCCAGCGACACCACGCCGGAATCAGCGGCGATTGCGCTGCGTGGGGCGGGACGGTGA
- the galK gene encoding galactokinase — translation MSIAAQTSADAARKIFESVYGGAPTGIWAAPGRVNVIGEHTDYNEGFVLPMGIDRYTAVAAAPRLDGVLRLISSGGSTGVVEIPLAAIEPGAQQDWTAYPAGVAWALSGAGALAPGFTGADLAYSSSVPVGSGLSSSAALECATGLALTGLAGQPISPAELARLTQLAENRYAGVPCGPLDQLSSAFAAADAVLHIDTRSFDIAIHPFALAESGLALLVMNTKVQHSHGESGYAERRATCEAAARTMEVSALRDLTSADLERAAAKLDEVSLRRVRHVVTENERVSRFVSLLQLGPLEGPRLNSAGELLTSSHTSLRDDYEVSCEELDVVVDAALRGGAHGARMTGGGFGGCAIALVSADRLDRVAETVSDALPGAELFTVAADRGAFQVY, via the coding sequence ATGTCCATTGCCGCGCAGACGTCCGCAGATGCGGCCAGGAAGATATTCGAGTCCGTGTACGGCGGTGCGCCCACCGGGATCTGGGCCGCGCCCGGCCGGGTGAACGTGATCGGCGAGCACACGGACTACAACGAGGGCTTCGTGCTGCCCATGGGCATCGACCGCTACACCGCGGTGGCCGCCGCCCCGCGGCTGGACGGGGTGCTACGCCTGATCTCCAGCGGCGGGTCCACCGGCGTGGTGGAGATCCCGCTGGCCGCGATCGAGCCGGGCGCGCAGCAGGACTGGACCGCCTACCCGGCCGGAGTCGCCTGGGCGCTGAGCGGCGCGGGCGCGCTGGCGCCCGGGTTCACCGGCGCCGACCTGGCCTACTCCTCGAGCGTGCCGGTGGGCTCCGGGCTCTCCTCCTCGGCCGCGCTCGAGTGCGCCACCGGGCTGGCGCTGACCGGCCTGGCCGGCCAGCCGATCTCGCCGGCCGAGCTGGCCCGGCTGACCCAGCTGGCCGAGAACCGGTACGCGGGCGTGCCCTGCGGGCCGCTGGACCAGCTCTCCTCCGCGTTCGCCGCGGCCGACGCGGTGCTGCACATCGACACCCGCAGCTTCGACATCGCCATCCACCCGTTCGCGCTGGCCGAGTCCGGCCTGGCGCTGCTGGTGATGAACACCAAGGTGCAGCACTCCCACGGCGAGAGCGGCTACGCCGAGCGCCGAGCGACCTGCGAGGCCGCCGCGCGGACGATGGAAGTCAGCGCCCTGCGCGACCTGACCTCCGCCGATCTCGAGCGGGCCGCGGCCAAGCTCGACGAAGTGAGCCTGCGCCGGGTGCGGCACGTGGTCACCGAGAACGAGCGGGTGAGCCGGTTCGTCAGCCTGCTGCAGCTCGGCCCGCTGGAGGGCCCGCGGCTCAACTCGGCGGGCGAGCTGCTGACCTCCTCGCACACCTCGCTGCGGGACGACTACGAGGTCTCCTGCGAGGAGCTCGACGTGGTCGTGGACGCGGCTCTGCGCGGCGGTGCGCACGGCGCGCGGATGACCGGCGGCGGCTTCGGCGGCTGCGCGATCGCGCTGGTGTCCGCGGACCGGCTGGACCGGGTGGCCGAGACCGTCTCCGACGCGCTGCCGGGCGCAGAGCTGTTCACGGTTGCCGCCGATCGCGGGGCGTTCCAGGTTTACTAG